A single window of Treponema denticola ATCC 35405 DNA harbors:
- a CDS encoding polyprenyl synthetase family protein, whose product MMELKNRLEHIEKTLDCFLPEKINSSWISQSFGELAYSLPDSFFLNIINPVRDLVKRGGKRWRPLLCVLSCELAEGDPEKAYPLTPLIEFCHTASLVHDDIEDKSDTRRGAPAAHIKYGLDTALNSASWLYFEALNPLINYEVSESVRAVIYSLYSQNLRRLHLGQSMDIGWHSNSDIIPSVDEYITMISLKTGSLAKLAGELGFIAAGKPINEVLEYGKLMTDMGIGFQILDDVKNITEGNAGKRRGDDIVEGKKSLPLIFYTEENPEGVEKIKLLFKQAAKEGIESPAVEASISAICSSKAVKRAEDYGKKIVEASLIKLQNNYKQNEAKELIFDLFNTILR is encoded by the coding sequence ATGATGGAATTAAAAAATCGGCTTGAACATATCGAAAAAACTCTCGATTGTTTTTTGCCTGAAAAAATAAATTCTTCGTGGATTTCTCAAAGTTTCGGCGAATTAGCTTACAGCTTGCCGGACAGCTTTTTTTTAAATATCATCAATCCTGTAAGGGATTTGGTAAAACGCGGAGGAAAAAGGTGGCGGCCCCTTCTATGTGTTCTTTCATGCGAACTTGCAGAAGGCGATCCCGAAAAGGCCTACCCCCTTACCCCCCTCATCGAATTTTGTCATACGGCAAGCCTCGTCCATGACGATATAGAGGATAAATCCGATACCCGCAGAGGGGCTCCTGCGGCTCACATAAAATACGGGCTTGATACGGCTTTAAATTCCGCCTCATGGCTTTATTTTGAAGCCCTTAATCCCCTGATAAATTATGAAGTTTCAGAATCCGTAAGGGCCGTAATATACTCGCTTTACTCGCAAAATTTAAGAAGGCTCCATTTAGGGCAGTCTATGGATATAGGCTGGCATTCAAATTCCGATATAATTCCGTCAGTTGATGAATACATAACTATGATAAGTCTAAAAACAGGCTCTCTTGCAAAGTTGGCAGGAGAATTAGGCTTTATAGCTGCCGGTAAACCTATCAATGAAGTTCTGGAATACGGAAAACTTATGACCGATATGGGTATAGGTTTTCAGATCTTGGACGATGTAAAAAATATTACTGAAGGCAACGCCGGTAAAAGGCGGGGCGATGACATAGTTGAAGGCAAAAAAAGCCTTCCTCTAATTTTTTATACGGAAGAAAATCCTGAAGGTGTCGAAAAAATAAAGCTTTTATTTAAACAGGCTGCAAAAGAAGGCATAGAATCTCCCGCAGTCGAAGCCTCGATTTCGGCTATTTGTTCTTCAAAGGCTGTAAAAAGGGCAGAAGATTACGGCAAAAAGATTGTAGAAGCTTCATTGATAAAGCTTCAAAATAATTACAAACAAAACGAAGCAAAAGAACTTATCTTCGATTTGTTTAACACGATATTGAGGTAG
- a CDS encoding SoxR reducing system RseC family protein has protein sequence MQRYGIVTSVWTDKNNVEKINIDLDNSKTENACSIKQKDCYAVKSCATCGGCGFAGKNKERGLLAVSGNKITALNNSGRNLKKGDFVIVEINENQTRIQTLSSVIIPILLAFVFSLSSYLIFYTEKAAVGGLFLGLLTGTALAFLLKNKMGDRALPQVISSL, from the coding sequence TTGCAAAGATACGGAATAGTTACATCAGTGTGGACTGATAAAAACAATGTAGAAAAGATAAACATAGATTTGGATAATTCAAAGACCGAAAATGCCTGCTCCATAAAACAAAAAGATTGCTATGCGGTAAAAAGCTGTGCAACTTGCGGAGGCTGCGGTTTTGCCGGCAAAAATAAGGAAAGAGGGCTTTTGGCAGTCAGCGGAAATAAGATTACGGCCTTAAACAATAGCGGAAGAAATTTAAAAAAAGGAGACTTCGTTATTGTAGAAATTAATGAAAACCAAACAAGGATTCAAACCCTTTCTTCGGTTATTATTCCCATACTCCTAGCCTTTGTTTTCAGTTTAAGCTCCTACCTCATTTTTTACACCGAAAAAGCGGCTGTAGGAGGCCTTTTTTTAGGGCTTTTAACGGGAACTGCCCTAGCCTTTTTATTAAAAAATAAAATGGGAGATAGGGCTCTGCCTCAAGTAATAAGCAGTCTATAG
- a CDS encoding TIGR00282 family metallophosphoesterase — protein MNILYIAEITGKAGVWLVKTQLSNLKEKYKADFVIANANSATGSGGLGKQHAVYLKKLGIDCITSGDLIFQKKDLVDDLPKTPHVLRPFNLPSESPGNGWKIFNLKPNKKIAVVSVIGRIGHHKIMAENPFTETEKLVSRLKEEADIIFVDFSSFATAEKQALGFLLSGKVSALIGSGTRVQTADECILENKTAYITDAGRTGSLNSVGGYAIEDKIREYRTCLPDFGKDAWARPVLQGLFIKTDDEGNAIEIKRIFEESELCKDTE, from the coding sequence ATGAATATTTTATATATTGCCGAAATTACAGGCAAGGCCGGTGTATGGCTAGTAAAAACACAACTTTCAAATTTAAAAGAAAAATATAAGGCCGATTTTGTTATTGCTAATGCAAATTCGGCTACGGGCTCAGGGGGGCTTGGAAAACAGCATGCAGTCTACTTAAAAAAACTCGGTATCGACTGTATCACTTCAGGAGATTTAATCTTTCAAAAAAAAGACTTGGTAGATGACCTTCCTAAAACACCCCATGTACTACGCCCCTTTAATTTGCCGTCGGAATCTCCCGGCAACGGATGGAAGATTTTTAATTTAAAACCGAACAAAAAAATAGCCGTCGTTTCAGTCATCGGCAGAATAGGACATCACAAAATAATGGCTGAAAACCCCTTTACTGAAACCGAAAAACTTGTTTCCCGATTAAAAGAAGAAGCGGATATCATCTTTGTGGATTTTTCCTCTTTTGCAACTGCCGAAAAACAAGCCCTAGGCTTTTTGCTTTCAGGCAAGGTTTCAGCCCTGATCGGATCGGGAACAAGGGTGCAGACAGCCGATGAGTGTATTTTAGAAAATAAAACCGCCTACATAACGGATGCAGGCAGAACAGGAAGCCTTAATTCTGTGGGCGGATATGCGATTGAAGATAAAATAAGAGAATACCGCACCTGCCTTCCCGATTTCGGAAAAGACGCTTGGGCACGCCCCGTCCTTCAAGGCCTTTTTATCAAAACCGATGATGAGGGGAACGCAATAGAAATAAAAAGAATTTTTGAGGAGTCGGAACTTTGCAAAGATACGGAATAG
- a CDS encoding tetratricopeptide repeat protein — MQESAQFFNDTGVSMSMQGFHNEAIACLKKGLALEPDNSLMWLNLGLSYYAAKRQNDSKFALFQSLKYNPYEADAWDSLGLVLFETGDIDQAERAFESAIKLEPENGRVWNNYGTVLFNKENYRAARRAFESAVTLDPEMGDAVFNLRDTYLELGMNDLAERCNKILKEMDYQE; from the coding sequence ATGCAAGAATCGGCTCAATTTTTTAACGATACGGGAGTGAGCATGTCTATGCAGGGCTTTCACAATGAAGCTATAGCCTGCTTAAAAAAAGGGCTTGCCCTTGAACCCGATAACAGCCTGATGTGGCTCAACCTAGGTTTGAGCTACTATGCCGCTAAAAGGCAAAATGACAGTAAGTTTGCCCTTTTTCAATCCTTAAAATATAATCCCTATGAGGCTGACGCTTGGGATTCATTAGGGCTTGTTTTATTTGAAACGGGAGACATCGACCAGGCAGAAAGAGCCTTTGAAAGCGCTATAAAACTGGAGCCCGAAAACGGAAGGGTTTGGAATAATTACGGAACGGTTTTATTTAATAAGGAAAACTATAGGGCTGCACGGAGAGCCTTTGAATCGGCCGTTACACTTGACCCTGAAATGGGAGATGCGGTTTTTAACTTGCGTGATACCTATCTTGAATTGGGAATGAATGATTTGGCTGAAAGATGCAATAAAATTTTAAAAGAGATGGATTATCAAGAATAA
- a CDS encoding YkgJ family cysteine cluster protein, with protein sequence MDKQFWKSGLNFSCTRCSACCRFDPGFVFLSEHDLSRLLEWATMPKDEFIKVYCRWVPKDDGFEYLSLKEKPNYDCILWDDGCKAYTARPRQCSDFPFWNSILSSKDMWDINARYCPGMGKGEFYSAEKIEKILTRRKAEPCIKRRVD encoded by the coding sequence ATGGATAAGCAATTCTGGAAAAGCGGTTTAAATTTTTCATGTACAAGGTGTTCGGCCTGCTGCCGATTTGATCCGGGATTTGTGTTTTTATCCGAACATGATCTTTCGAGATTATTGGAATGGGCAACTATGCCGAAAGATGAATTTATAAAAGTGTATTGCCGCTGGGTTCCTAAGGATGACGGTTTTGAGTACCTATCCTTAAAAGAAAAACCCAATTATGACTGTATACTTTGGGATGACGGATGTAAGGCCTATACTGCCAGACCTCGTCAATGCTCGGATTTTCCTTTTTGGAATTCGATTTTAAGTTCAAAGGATATGTGGGATATAAATGCCCGATATTGTCCCGGTATGGGAAAAGGCGAATTTTATTCTGCAGAAAAAATTGAAAAAATTCTTACAAGGAGAAAAGCTGAACCTTGTATTAAACGGAGAGTAGATTAA
- a CDS encoding glycosyltransferase family 4 protein encodes MKIGVDAFGCDHGRSGIGSYILSIVKNLPKNDYEFELFGPELDKYTYTSDIDYVSFTGIDISDTKFSEKIWHFKNLNSFIKKQRYDAVIYPAGVELLPPIFTVPSILVIQSLLSADLGTIAKMGLRRTLKNASGLISPTKYIQNDLSQFGVNASDIKVIYNGIDCSLFKPITNDEDRVLIQPFAIQRPYIIYASRITHEQKCHVELIKAFALFKKQTGSPHRLVIAGSDGNNSEAVHNAVIQSGFSSDILLTGYFPHESLPQLYSSADLCVFPSMIEGVGLPVIEAMACGVPVACARAGALPEVAGDSALFFNSKKPEEIAEAISSLVDCDKNTAKRKEIIEKGLDWVKKYNWETTAHQTIEYIDSLLKK; translated from the coding sequence TTGAAAATTGGAGTAGATGCATTCGGATGTGATCACGGCCGCTCAGGCATAGGCTCTTATATACTGTCTATTGTAAAAAATTTGCCTAAAAATGATTACGAATTCGAGCTTTTTGGTCCCGAACTTGATAAGTATACATATACATCCGACATAGATTATGTTTCTTTTACAGGTATAGATATTTCCGATACAAAATTTTCGGAAAAAATTTGGCATTTTAAAAATTTAAACTCTTTTATAAAAAAGCAAAGATATGATGCCGTCATTTACCCTGCAGGGGTAGAACTTTTACCTCCGATTTTTACCGTACCTTCTATTTTGGTTATTCAAAGTCTTTTATCTGCAGACCTTGGTACTATTGCAAAGATGGGCTTAAGGCGTACGCTTAAAAATGCCTCAGGCCTTATAAGTCCTACAAAATACATTCAAAACGATTTATCGCAATTTGGGGTAAACGCATCCGACATAAAAGTAATATATAACGGTATTGACTGTTCTCTTTTTAAGCCCATCACAAATGATGAAGATAGGGTTTTAATACAGCCCTTTGCAATTCAAAGACCGTATATAATTTATGCCTCCCGCATAACACATGAACAAAAATGCCATGTAGAATTGATAAAGGCCTTTGCCCTATTTAAAAAGCAAACAGGTTCTCCTCATCGTCTTGTTATTGCAGGTTCTGACGGAAATAATTCCGAAGCTGTTCATAATGCGGTAATACAATCGGGCTTTTCTTCGGATATTTTGCTTACAGGTTATTTTCCTCATGAAAGTCTTCCTCAGCTTTATTCATCGGCAGACCTTTGTGTCTTTCCTTCGATGATAGAAGGAGTAGGCTTACCGGTTATTGAAGCCATGGCCTGCGGTGTTCCTGTTGCTTGTGCAAGGGCCGGAGCGCTTCCGGAAGTTGCAGGGGATTCTGCTCTGTTTTTTAATTCAAAAAAACCAGAGGAAATTGCAGAAGCCATTTCTTCTTTAGTCGATTGCGATAAAAATACGGCAAAAAGAAAAGAAATTATAGAGAAAGGTCTTGACTGGGTAAAAAAATATAATTGGGAGACCACAGCTCATCAAACTATCGAATACATAGATTCTTTGCTAAAAAAATAA
- the mltG gene encoding endolytic transglycosylase MltG, with the protein MKKKSKIVIIILCIAGLLAGTIFFVLSLNNPPLEFSEPLVTFKIPRGTAAKTVIGELKAKNLIRSELYAYAYLRLKKLNLKAGTYQIRPEMTTHDILHKLTQGSQALKKLTIPEGLTLKKTAQVFETVGLIKAEDFIAITSDSDFLEKNEIKAKTAEGFLYPDTYFFGEEDTPEMMVKMIIKTFFEKTSSIPNFPKDFNEIYKKVILASIIEREYQLPEEAPIISSVFTNRLKINMGLQSCATVEYIITEIKNKKHPTRLFYEDLEIQSPYNTYIHEGLPPGPISNPGFTALNAACNPANTDYFYFRLIDPDTGKHVFTKTITEHNKAGEGLLLKKAAGQ; encoded by the coding sequence ATGAAAAAAAAATCAAAGATTGTCATAATAATATTGTGTATAGCCGGCCTTCTTGCCGGTACAATATTTTTTGTTTTGTCGCTTAATAATCCCCCTTTAGAATTTTCAGAACCGCTTGTAACATTTAAAATACCGCGCGGTACTGCCGCAAAAACGGTTATTGGTGAGTTAAAAGCTAAAAATCTTATACGCTCGGAGCTTTATGCCTATGCCTATCTTAGGCTTAAAAAACTTAATTTAAAGGCCGGCACATATCAAATAAGGCCCGAAATGACCACCCATGATATTTTACATAAGCTGACCCAAGGCTCTCAAGCCCTTAAAAAGCTTACAATACCTGAGGGCTTAACTCTAAAAAAGACGGCTCAAGTTTTCGAAACTGTAGGTCTTATAAAAGCTGAAGACTTTATTGCAATAACTTCCGATTCCGATTTTTTAGAAAAAAACGAAATTAAGGCAAAAACAGCCGAGGGCTTTTTATATCCGGATACCTATTTTTTCGGAGAAGAAGATACGCCTGAGATGATGGTAAAAATGATTATAAAAACTTTTTTTGAAAAAACTTCATCCATTCCGAATTTTCCTAAAGATTTTAACGAAATTTATAAAAAGGTGATTTTGGCCAGCATTATTGAAAGAGAGTATCAGCTTCCTGAAGAAGCTCCTATAATTTCAAGCGTTTTTACTAACCGCCTTAAAATAAATATGGGACTTCAATCATGTGCAACCGTTGAATACATAATCACCGAAATCAAAAATAAAAAGCATCCTACTCGGCTTTTTTATGAAGACTTGGAAATTCAAAGTCCTTACAATACCTACATCCATGAAGGCCTTCCGCCGGGGCCTATTTCGAACCCCGGATTTACGGCCTTAAATGCTGCCTGTAATCCCGCAAATACGGATTATTTTTATTTCAGACTGATCGATCCGGATACCGGAAAGCATGTATTTACAAAAACCATAACTGAGCATAATAAGGCCGGAGAAGGTCTTTTATTAAAAAAAGCCGCCGGTCAATAA
- the ligA gene encoding NAD-dependent DNA ligase LigA has translation MAKEKRILDLEKTIKKHQDLYYNAQPEISDAEFDALWDELKALDPQNKLFFTVPLESTEGFAKSEHIIPMGSQEKAADPPSFEAWALKMPFKEYIVQYKMDGASLELQYEEGHFVRAVTRGDGKIGDDITENVLKMKGLIKDITVNAGPAYGTKPFSGGIRCEVIMLRSIHQKYFKDKANCRNAANGLMKKKNGELCEHLNLFAYDAVQGSIGRPFTGDAPFKTESEKLVWLKKAGFNCVEVKYCKSIAEVIEYRAHVMDIRPSLDYDIDGLVIKNDTIDPEDMKRARPEKQIAFKFSLEEAVTVLKEIEWSESGATYTPIALIEPVRLAGTTVKRASLANPNIIKALNLKIGSRVVVTKRGEIIPKIEALAENPPNVKEIEYPDTCSVCGSPLTNEGTRLYCPNMSCPKLIHHRIEKWISVLDIRDFGITLIKRLFEMGRVNSITDLYTLTVEELAAIDRMGKLSAEKVYKALHSKKEISLTEFIAGFDIEGIGETMVEKLEEAGFNDLNELLGASEADFANVYQFGQVLSHTLVTNLSILKDEMTGLIDKGYIKIKPPLTSEEGAVLKGLSFCFTGELNTMKRAQAEALVKEKGGTVKSSVVKGLSYLVTNTPDSGSSKNKKAQELGTAIITEEAFLNLIGKV, from the coding sequence ATGGCAAAAGAAAAAAGAATTTTAGACCTTGAAAAGACCATAAAAAAACATCAAGACCTTTATTATAATGCCCAACCTGAAATTTCGGATGCGGAATTCGATGCTCTTTGGGATGAATTAAAAGCACTGGATCCTCAAAATAAACTTTTTTTTACGGTTCCGCTGGAGTCTACCGAGGGTTTTGCAAAGTCGGAGCATATTATTCCTATGGGAAGTCAGGAAAAGGCTGCCGATCCGCCTTCCTTTGAAGCTTGGGCCTTAAAGATGCCCTTTAAAGAATATATCGTGCAATATAAAATGGACGGGGCAAGTCTTGAGCTTCAATACGAAGAAGGGCATTTTGTGCGTGCCGTTACCAGAGGCGACGGAAAAATCGGGGACGATATAACCGAGAATGTACTTAAAATGAAAGGGCTGATAAAAGATATTACTGTAAATGCGGGGCCTGCCTATGGGACTAAACCCTTTTCCGGCGGAATAAGGTGCGAGGTTATAATGCTTCGTTCCATTCATCAAAAATACTTTAAGGATAAGGCTAATTGCCGAAATGCTGCAAACGGGCTTATGAAAAAAAAGAACGGAGAATTGTGCGAACACCTAAATCTTTTTGCCTATGATGCCGTTCAAGGAAGTATAGGCCGCCCTTTTACGGGAGATGCCCCCTTTAAAACCGAGTCCGAAAAACTCGTCTGGCTTAAAAAAGCGGGCTTTAATTGTGTTGAAGTAAAATACTGTAAAAGTATTGCTGAAGTAATAGAATATAGGGCTCATGTTATGGATATCCGCCCTTCCTTGGACTATGACATAGACGGCCTTGTAATCAAAAATGATACAATCGATCCTGAAGACATGAAAAGAGCCCGTCCAGAAAAGCAGATAGCTTTTAAGTTCAGCTTGGAAGAAGCGGTTACCGTCCTAAAAGAAATCGAATGGAGCGAGTCGGGGGCTACCTATACCCCCATAGCCCTTATCGAGCCTGTACGCCTTGCCGGTACTACGGTAAAAAGAGCAAGCCTTGCAAACCCGAACATAATCAAGGCCCTAAACTTAAAAATCGGAAGCAGGGTAGTGGTAACCAAGAGGGGGGAGATAATTCCTAAGATAGAAGCCCTTGCAGAAAATCCTCCTAATGTTAAAGAAATAGAATATCCAGATACCTGTTCCGTATGCGGCAGTCCTCTTACCAATGAGGGTACAAGGCTTTATTGCCCCAACATGAGCTGCCCTAAACTTATCCATCACCGAATCGAAAAATGGATAAGCGTTCTCGATATAAGGGATTTCGGTATAACCCTCATAAAAAGACTTTTTGAGATGGGACGGGTTAATTCAATCACCGATTTATATACCCTCACTGTCGAAGAATTGGCAGCTATAGACCGCATGGGAAAGCTCTCTGCCGAAAAGGTCTATAAGGCCCTCCATTCCAAAAAAGAAATAAGCTTAACCGAATTTATTGCCGGCTTTGATATTGAAGGAATCGGCGAAACAATGGTCGAAAAGCTTGAAGAAGCGGGTTTTAATGATTTGAATGAGCTTCTTGGAGCCTCGGAAGCCGACTTTGCAAATGTTTATCAGTTCGGGCAGGTTCTATCCCATACCTTAGTAACAAACCTTTCGATCTTAAAAGATGAGATGACCGGATTGATAGATAAGGGTTATATAAAAATTAAACCTCCGCTTACATCGGAAGAGGGGGCAGTTTTAAAGGGCTTAAGTTTTTGTTTTACTGGGGAGCTTAACACGATGAAGAGGGCTCAGGCTGAAGCCTTGGTAAAAGAAAAGGGGGGAACTGTAAAATCTTCCGTTGTAAAGGGCCTAAGTTATCTTGTAACCAATACACCCGATTCGGGGTCATCTAAAAACAAAAAAGCCCAAGAATTGGGAACTGCAATCATAACCGAAGAGGCTTTTTTAAATCTTATTGGGAAGGTATAG
- a CDS encoding phosphoribosyltransferase — translation MKEFLNYNTVRDNGFILARKMYDEGYVPDVIYASMRGGAYLANVISEFFKIAYKDEKKILYSTVVAHSYSGVHNNSEIVLDGWTLHPSKLPAEALVLLVDDIFDSGATINYLVDELIKQGLKRENIKIAVHDYKYFHDKKEQYEHHPDYWCRKHDIYTEKDNLWIHYMSHELVGLSNKELEENYYSKNPALKDVFKGIIN, via the coding sequence ATGAAAGAATTTTTAAATTACAATACGGTAAGAGATAACGGATTCATTCTCGCCAGAAAGATGTATGATGAAGGATATGTTCCCGATGTTATTTATGCCTCTATGAGAGGAGGTGCTTATCTGGCAAATGTAATAAGTGAATTTTTTAAAATAGCTTATAAAGACGAAAAGAAGATTTTATATTCAACAGTTGTCGCTCACTCTTACTCCGGAGTTCATAATAACTCGGAAATAGTATTGGACGGTTGGACGCTCCATCCAAGCAAACTGCCGGCCGAGGCTTTGGTTTTATTGGTAGACGATATTTTCGATTCCGGTGCTACAATAAATTATCTCGTCGATGAGTTAATTAAACAAGGATTAAAAAGAGAAAATATAAAAATTGCCGTTCATGATTATAAATATTTTCATGATAAAAAAGAACAATATGAGCATCACCCCGATTATTGGTGCCGAAAGCATGATATTTATACAGAAAAGGATAATTTATGGATTCATTATATGAGCCATGAATTAGTCGGTCTTTCTAATAAAGAACTCGAAGAAAACTATTATTCGAAAAATCCTGCTTTAAAAGATGTATTTAAAGGAATAATAAATTGA
- a CDS encoding MBL fold metallo-hydrolase: protein MLVKFWGVRGSLPAPLTPAQVQSKIAAVVQRITLKDIESQDSRERFLASLPKWLFGTIGSNTACVEVETDDGGHLIFDAGTGIRELGIDLMKRPDYGKNTTYHLFFSHFHWDHIQGLPFFNPAYDPRNKIIVYSTRKKAKEFLEDQMKYPYFPISMLGEDGFGASFEFKYIEPDQKYVEIGDTKIGWHRVRHPGGCTAYSVIEKGKKIIYSTDTELRPRDFERNEQNAEFYTDAEMLIIDAQYTLTDSILKEGWGHSTFSVAIDFAAGWNIKSIALFHHEPTYHDKKVFSLKQTADWYRDCSRAPDIKIFIAQEGRSFLI, encoded by the coding sequence ATGCTTGTAAAATTTTGGGGCGTTAGGGGGTCGCTTCCGGCTCCGCTTACGCCGGCACAAGTTCAAAGTAAGATTGCTGCTGTAGTTCAAAGGATAACTCTAAAAGACATCGAAAGTCAGGACTCAAGGGAAAGGTTTTTAGCCTCTCTTCCTAAATGGCTTTTTGGTACTATAGGATCCAATACCGCCTGTGTTGAAGTCGAAACCGATGACGGTGGACACCTTATTTTTGATGCAGGAACAGGAATAAGGGAGTTAGGAATCGATTTGATGAAAAGACCCGACTATGGAAAAAACACGACATACCATTTGTTTTTTTCACATTTTCATTGGGATCATATTCAGGGTCTTCCTTTTTTTAATCCCGCCTATGACCCCCGAAACAAGATAATTGTTTACAGTACCCGAAAAAAAGCAAAAGAATTTTTAGAAGATCAGATGAAGTATCCGTATTTTCCTATTTCGATGTTAGGAGAAGACGGATTCGGTGCTTCTTTTGAGTTTAAATATATTGAGCCTGATCAAAAATATGTTGAGATAGGCGATACTAAGATAGGCTGGCATAGAGTGCGTCATCCGGGAGGATGTACGGCCTATTCGGTAATCGAAAAAGGAAAAAAAATAATTTATTCTACAGATACGGAGCTCCGTCCTCGTGATTTTGAAAGGAACGAACAAAATGCCGAATTTTATACCGATGCCGAGATGCTGATAATTGATGCCCAATACACCCTTACCGATTCAATTTTAAAGGAAGGGTGGGGACACTCGACTTTTTCCGTAGCCATAGATTTTGCAGCCGGTTGGAATATAAAAAGCATTGCTCTTTTTCATCATGAGCCTACATATCATGATAAAAAAGTATTTTCGCTCAAACAAACAGCCGACTGGTACAGGGATTGTTCTCGTGCTCCCGATATCAAGATTTTTATTGCTCAAGAAGGCAGGTCTTTTTTAATATGA